In Prunus dulcis chromosome 1, ALMONDv2, whole genome shotgun sequence, the following are encoded in one genomic region:
- the LOC117612687 gene encoding LOW QUALITY PROTEIN: protein NRT1/ PTR FAMILY 5.13-like (The sequence of the model RefSeq protein was modified relative to this genomic sequence to represent the inferred CDS: substituted 1 base at 1 genomic stop codon) codes for MRGFYRADSIVRLQSMIRVGLFWGRCNILPCQCIDSVRKWPGNHFYFSMATTPIRGLVFSHSYVNNALVSVLITXLADNWRTSNFAMAALVTNVQEGVSDILVIVLARISDTHMTRFKMIVSTSAAYFLGLLQLWICYKFVSSQTVSKVYYGAVVLIVLGEAGRSATLNEFLENQYFIEDKERPSTDENYLKRLETRKEALWRHPWFLGALLAVFFPTPSWKNTGSWKSTLMVSTILVGVSYLLFLLGYSCYLVSSRIDEYSTWKSRLDYLKKLSLVYPVEQEEEEERGGEICMVTRVTSSSSSSCPPEEGKRKKFWPLIELKAEKGFFIEVIAMWSAFFAYSLVEATGSTFFFEQMSSLDTKSGTGSVMDVAVIFILVSRFSSFLVSFIYDLLIPKQWRKATVTLVRIGCGLACSMLCCVAAWLVEGKRLKLVSPESREHGTNKTIPMSAAWLVPQFVLLGLMEGLALNGLTEFLADRIANNDKLRARYYYASHISELILGVGKLVTASSILVFRRSWFHDNINGSRLDSFFELLTYSSLANLIYYMCISEYFYRNEKSRKSANKGNKQSSLLEQVEQGIHAAEVGDLEEAPVPVGGADLENKQTAQEQVEQEIDDDDEEMWTSEITKEIWSYRNGHCCCWWA; via the exons ATGAGAGGATTTTACAGAGCGGACTCAATAGTGAGGCTTCAAAGTATGATTCGCGTAGGGCTTTTCTGGGGTCGTTGCAACATCCTTCCCTGCCAATGCATTGATTCAGTGAGAAAGTGGCCTGGAAACCACTTCTACTTTTCCATGGCTACCACACCCATCAGAG gTCTGGTATTCAGCCACAGCTACGTAAACAATGCGTTAGTGTCTGTCTTAATAACGTAGCTCGCTGATAATTGGCGTACTAGCAATTTTGCAATGGCTGCTCTAGTTACAAATGTCCAAGAAGGCGTATCAGACATTTTGGTGATTGTTCTTGCTCGTATATCAGACACGCACATGACTCGTTTTAAAATGATTGTCTCCACAAGTGCCGCTTATTTTCTT GGACTGCTTCAATTGTGGATTTGTTATAAGTTTGTGAGCTCACAAACTGTCTCTAAGGTATACTATGGAGCAGTGGTACTGATAGTATTAGGAGAAGCTGGTCGATCGGCTACCTTGAACGAATTTCTTGAGAATCAATATTTCATTGAAGACAAAGAAAGACCTTCCACAGatgaaaattatttaaaacgACTGGAAACTCGTAAAGAAGCTTTGTGGCGCCATCCCTGGTTTTTAGGTGCATTGCTAGCTGTTTTCTTTCCAACTCCGTCCTGGAAAAATACTGGGTCCTGGAAAAGTACGTTAATGGTTTCAACAATTTTAGTGGGAGTCTCTTATTTGCTGTTCTTGCTTGGCTACTCCTGTTACTTGGTAAGTAGTAGAATTGACGAATATTCTACTTGGAAATCTCGTCTGGACTATCTTAAAAAATTATCCCTTGTCTATCCAGttgaacaagaagaagaagaagaaagaggaggAGAGATTTGCATGGTCACAAGAGTGACCTCATCCTCCTCGAGCTCGTGTCCACcagaagaagggaaaagaaaaaagttttgGCCACTCATAGAACTGAAGGCGGAAAAGGGGTTTTTCATAGAAGTGATAGCTATGTGGTCGGCCTTCTTTGCATACAGTTTGGTGGAGGCAACAGGGAGCACCTTcttttttgaacaaatgagtAGTTTGGATACAAAGAGTGGCACTGGGTCAGTGATGGACGTGGCTGTAATTTTTATACTAGTTAGCAGATTCTCGAGTTTTTTAGTCTCATTTATCTACGACTTACTGATTCCAAAGCAGTGGAGAAAGGCTACGGTTACGCTGGTGAGGATTGGCTGCGGATTGGCTTGTTCTATGCTATGTTGTGTTGCTGCTTGGCTGGTTGAGGGAAAGAGGTTGAAGTTAGTTAGCCCTGAGAGCCGCGAACATGGCACGAATAAGACAATTCCTATGAGCGCTGCGTGGTTAGTTCCACAGTTCGTCCTGTTGGGACTGATGGAAGGGCTAGCCCTAAATGGATTGACTGAGTTCCTTGCTGATCGAATTGCTAATAATGATAAACTAAGGGCGAGGTACTATTATGCATCCCACATCTCTGAGCTCATCCTTGGTGTTGGAAAATTAGTTACAGCTTCTAGCATTTTAGTGTTTAGGCGAAGTTGGTTCCATGACAACATAAATGGGAGTCGCCTGGATAGTTTTTTCGAACTATTAACTTACTCAAGTCTTGCTAACCTAATTTATTACATGTGTATCTCCGAATACTTTTATCGCAACGAGAAATCACGAAAATCTGCCAacaaaggaaacaaacaaaGTAGTCTGTTGGAACAAGTAGAGCAGGGGATTCATGCTGCTGAGGTGGGTGACCTTGAGGAGGCCCCAGTCCCCGTAGGTGGTGCGgacttggaaaacaaacaaaccgcACAGGAACAAGTAGAGCAGGAAATCGATGATGATGACGAGGAGATGTGGACTTCCGAAATCACCAAAGAGATCTGGAGTTACAGAAATGGTCATTGTTGCTGTTGGTGGGCATAG